A stretch of Amycolatopsis balhimycina FH 1894 DNA encodes these proteins:
- a CDS encoding MFS transporter, with the protein MTTRLSGAAPADVSEKRVIGNVLRGSIGNLIEWYDWYAYAAFTTYFAKSFFPTTDTTAAFLGTAAVFAVGFLMRPLGGWMLGRFADRFGRRNALVLSVTLMAGGSLLIAVTPSYHTIGIAAPILLLTARLIQGLSVGGEYSTSATYLSEVATPGKRGFYSSFQYVTLYGGQLLALGLQLILQALLTEQQLTSWGWRIAFGVGTIAALTVMWLRRGMDESESYQREAGENKGERGTLRALAKYPKEIALVVGLTLGGTVGFYTFATYSQKFLENTAHIPRRQVTIVLFCAILVAAILQPLAGKLSDRIGRRPLLLFFGIGGTLLTVPLMTVMGSTRNPVGAFFLVLAGLVVVAGYTSINAIVKAELFPTRIRALGVGLPYALTVAIFGGTAELIAQALKSAGHETVFFWYVAGCVLVSLIVYGTMRETSKTSELEER; encoded by the coding sequence ATGACAACCCGGCTCAGCGGTGCCGCCCCGGCGGACGTCAGCGAAAAGCGCGTGATCGGCAATGTGCTGCGCGGCTCGATCGGCAACTTGATCGAGTGGTACGACTGGTACGCCTATGCGGCGTTCACCACCTACTTCGCCAAGTCCTTCTTCCCCACGACCGACACCACCGCCGCGTTCCTCGGGACCGCCGCCGTCTTCGCCGTCGGGTTCCTCATGCGGCCGCTGGGCGGGTGGATGCTCGGGCGGTTCGCCGACCGGTTCGGCCGCCGCAACGCCCTGGTTCTTTCGGTGACGCTGATGGCGGGTGGCTCGCTGCTCATCGCCGTCACGCCGAGCTATCACACCATCGGGATCGCCGCGCCGATCCTGCTGCTGACCGCCCGGCTGATCCAGGGCCTGTCGGTCGGCGGCGAGTACTCCACCTCGGCGACCTATTTGTCCGAAGTGGCCACTCCCGGCAAGCGCGGCTTCTACTCGAGCTTCCAGTACGTGACGCTCTACGGCGGGCAGCTGCTGGCGCTGGGCCTCCAGCTGATCCTGCAGGCGCTCCTCACCGAGCAGCAGCTGACGTCGTGGGGCTGGCGGATCGCCTTCGGCGTCGGCACGATCGCCGCGCTCACCGTCATGTGGCTGCGCCGCGGCATGGACGAGTCCGAGAGCTACCAGCGCGAAGCCGGGGAAAACAAGGGCGAACGCGGCACGCTGCGCGCGCTGGCCAAGTACCCCAAGGAAATCGCGCTCGTCGTCGGCCTGACCCTCGGCGGCACGGTCGGCTTCTACACCTTCGCCACCTACAGCCAGAAGTTCCTGGAGAACACCGCGCACATCCCGCGCCGGCAGGTCACCATCGTGCTGTTCTGCGCGATCCTCGTCGCGGCGATCCTGCAGCCGCTGGCCGGCAAGCTGTCCGACCGGATCGGCCGCCGCCCGCTGCTGCTGTTCTTCGGCATCGGCGGCACCCTGCTCACCGTGCCGCTGATGACGGTGATGGGCTCGACCCGCAACCCCGTCGGCGCGTTCTTCCTCGTGCTGGCCGGGCTCGTGGTCGTCGCCGGGTACACCTCGATCAACGCGATCGTGAAGGCCGAGCTGTTCCCCACGAGGATCCGGGCACTCGGCGTCGGGCTGCCCTACGCGCTGACTGTGGCGATCTTCGGCGGCACGGCGGAGCTCATCGCGCAGGCGCTGAAGAGCGCCGGGCACGAAACGGTGTTCTTCTGGTACGTCGCGGGCTGTGTCCTGGTTTCCCTGATCGTCTACGGCACAATGCGGGAAACCTCGAAGACCTCCGAGCTGGAAGAGCGCTGA
- a CDS encoding response regulator transcription factor, giving the protein MAVRVLLVEDDAGVAGALAESLHARGHPVTSVGRGADALHHHRGADLVLLDLGLPDLDGLDVLRKIRAVSPVPVIVLTARGDERSVVRGLRLGADDYLTKPVRLAELLARMDAVVRRAVARTAPAGDVVRVEDVEIDLGARRVLVAGQDVGLTTKEFEILAVLAARPGTAISRQQLMDEVWGDAYLAVSRSLDVHLTGLRAKLDRPGLLTTIRGFGYRLGRD; this is encoded by the coding sequence ATGGCCGTGCGGGTTCTCCTCGTCGAAGACGACGCGGGGGTCGCGGGCGCGCTCGCCGAGTCGCTGCACGCGCGCGGTCATCCCGTCACCAGCGTCGGCCGCGGGGCCGACGCCCTGCACCACCACCGCGGTGCCGACCTCGTCCTGCTGGATCTGGGCCTGCCCGACCTCGACGGCCTCGATGTCCTGCGCAAGATCCGGGCCGTCTCCCCGGTCCCGGTCATCGTCCTGACGGCCCGCGGTGACGAGCGGTCCGTCGTCCGCGGGCTCCGGCTCGGCGCGGACGACTACCTGACCAAGCCGGTGCGGCTGGCCGAGCTGCTGGCCCGGATGGACGCCGTCGTGCGCCGCGCGGTGGCCCGCACCGCTCCCGCGGGCGACGTCGTGCGCGTCGAGGACGTCGAGATCGACCTCGGCGCCCGCCGGGTCCTGGTCGCCGGGCAGGACGTCGGGCTGACCACCAAGGAATTCGAGATCCTCGCCGTCCTCGCCGCGCGCCCCGGCACCGCGATCAGCCGCCAGCAGCTCATGGACGAGGTCTGGGGCGACGCCTACCTCGCGGTGTCGCGCTCGCTCGACGTCCACCTGACCGGGCTGCGCGCCAAGCTCGACCGGCCCGGGCTGCTCACCACCATCCGCGGCTTCGGCTACCGGCTCGGCCGGGACTGA
- a CDS encoding sensor histidine kinase — MRTRLLVVLVALALAVVAAFAVPLLTATAEQRTQQLVISRTADVDRFVVLAQQAVDTHDPAALAGDAERYAQLYGEGVVIVDARRLPLVQTGGLTAGDPAVRTLVEAAMRNEPAPRVERLSPWSAGSAYFARPVGTGTRVSGVVVLRASVTAAAADVTTRWSTIGAGALLVAVVFVLLAVVLARWMVRPLHELETGVLAVAAGHRAHVPERAGPRELRSLAAEVNRMSEAVLEAAEQQHRLVADASHQLRNPMAALRLRVDSLAGRIEGDDRTYRATVAEVERLEKLLDGLLALALAESTATRVAAGGADEACDLASVLAERVDAWRPAAEDAGSAIVPPPGHDEPVTVRCPEGELAQILDVLLDNAVHYAGRGAKITTDWEAGSGTATLVVRDDGPGLSTEDRARATERFWRAGGEGAPRGTGLGLAIAHQQVRTRGGVLELRQALPHGLEARVTLPLEVPR, encoded by the coding sequence GTGCGCACCCGGCTCCTCGTGGTCCTGGTCGCCCTCGCGCTGGCGGTCGTCGCCGCGTTCGCCGTGCCGCTGCTGACCGCCACCGCCGAGCAGCGCACCCAGCAGCTGGTCATCTCCCGCACCGCCGACGTCGACCGGTTCGTCGTGCTCGCCCAGCAGGCCGTCGACACCCATGACCCCGCGGCCCTCGCGGGCGACGCGGAGCGCTACGCCCAGCTGTACGGCGAAGGCGTCGTCATCGTCGACGCCCGGCGGCTCCCGCTGGTGCAGACGGGCGGCCTGACCGCGGGCGACCCGGCGGTGCGCACGCTGGTGGAGGCGGCGATGCGCAACGAGCCGGCGCCGCGGGTCGAGCGGCTGAGCCCGTGGTCGGCCGGATCGGCGTACTTCGCCCGGCCGGTCGGCACCGGCACGCGGGTGTCCGGCGTGGTCGTGCTGCGGGCGTCGGTGACGGCGGCCGCCGCGGACGTCACCACCCGGTGGAGCACCATCGGGGCCGGCGCCCTGCTGGTCGCGGTGGTGTTCGTGCTGCTCGCCGTGGTGCTGGCCCGGTGGATGGTGCGGCCGCTGCACGAGCTGGAGACCGGGGTGCTGGCCGTGGCCGCCGGGCACCGCGCGCACGTCCCGGAACGCGCCGGGCCGCGCGAGCTGCGGTCGCTGGCCGCCGAGGTCAACCGGATGTCCGAGGCCGTGCTCGAAGCCGCCGAGCAGCAGCACCGGCTGGTCGCCGACGCCTCACACCAGCTGCGGAACCCGATGGCGGCGCTGCGGCTGCGCGTCGACTCCCTGGCCGGGCGGATCGAGGGCGACGACAGGACGTACCGGGCGACCGTGGCCGAGGTCGAGCGCCTCGAGAAGCTCCTCGACGGGCTGCTGGCGCTCGCGCTCGCCGAAAGCACCGCGACCCGGGTCGCGGCCGGGGGCGCGGACGAGGCGTGCGACCTCGCGTCCGTGCTCGCCGAGCGCGTCGACGCCTGGCGGCCGGCCGCCGAGGACGCCGGTTCGGCGATCGTGCCGCCGCCGGGCCACGACGAACCGGTGACCGTGCGCTGCCCCGAAGGCGAGCTGGCGCAGATCCTCGACGTCCTGCTGGACAACGCCGTCCACTACGCCGGCCGCGGCGCGAAGATCACTACGGACTGGGAAGCCGGCTCCGGCACCGCAACGCTCGTCGTCCGCGACGACGGGCCCGGTCTGTCCACTGAGGACCGGGCGCGAGCGACCGAACGGTTCTGGCGCGCCGGCGGCGAAGGCGCCCCGCGCGGCACCGGCCTCGGACTCGCCATCGCGCACCAGCAGGTGCGCACCCGCGGCGGGGTTCTCGAGCTGCGCCAGGCCCTCCCCCACGGGCTCGAAGCCCGCGTCACGCTGCCGCTGGAGGTGCCGCGATGA
- a CDS encoding TAXI family TRAP transporter solute-binding subunit, with protein sequence MTLTRRTALLGGLGLALAGCSTSGYPGPERAVTIAAGEPGGFYLAFAELLAAELSRAEPLLHATAVPTEASVANVGLVQRGQADLGLVLADVAQTALRGGAPFPGAVPLLALGRVYENYLQLVVRADGPVRRLADLAGRPVSLGAGGSGAAQLGERLFAQAGVPVDARHLLFDDAVRALAGRRVDAMLWSGGVPTPKLADLTRTTPIALLPLDAVVPALRATYGPVYDQVQVPGGAYRGVGALGTIGVANLLVCSPSLPGDVAAAVVRLLVERATALVPAEAVGTQFLDVRTLIGTQPVPLQPGAAAAYRALHG encoded by the coding sequence ATGACGCTCACCCGCCGCACCGCCCTGCTCGGCGGCCTCGGCCTGGCCTTGGCCGGCTGCTCGACGTCCGGCTATCCCGGTCCGGAACGGGCGGTGACCATCGCCGCCGGCGAGCCCGGCGGCTTCTACCTGGCCTTCGCCGAGCTGCTGGCCGCCGAGCTGAGCCGCGCGGAACCGCTGCTGCACGCCACCGCCGTGCCGACCGAGGCGAGCGTCGCCAACGTCGGTCTCGTGCAGCGCGGGCAAGCCGATCTCGGGCTCGTCCTCGCCGACGTCGCCCAGACCGCGCTGCGCGGCGGCGCGCCGTTCCCCGGGGCGGTGCCGCTGCTCGCGCTCGGCCGCGTCTACGAGAACTACCTGCAGCTCGTGGTCCGGGCCGACGGGCCGGTGCGCCGGCTCGCCGACCTGGCGGGCCGCCCGGTGTCCCTGGGCGCGGGCGGCTCCGGGGCCGCCCAGCTCGGGGAGCGCCTGTTCGCCCAGGCCGGGGTGCCGGTGGACGCCCGGCACCTGCTGTTCGACGACGCCGTCCGCGCGCTGGCCGGACGGCGGGTCGACGCCATGCTGTGGTCGGGCGGGGTGCCGACCCCGAAGCTCGCCGACCTCACCCGCACCACGCCGATCGCACTGTTGCCCCTCGATGCGGTGGTGCCCGCGCTGCGCGCCACGTACGGACCGGTGTACGACCAGGTCCAGGTGCCCGGCGGCGCCTACCGCGGGGTCGGCGCGCTGGGCACGATCGGCGTCGCGAACCTGCTCGTCTGCTCGCCTTCCCTGCCCGGCGACGTCGCCGCGGCTGTGGTCCGGCTGCTCGTCGAACGCGCCACCGCCCTGGTGCCCGCCGAAGCCGTCGGGACGCAGTTCCTCGACGTGCGGACGCTGATCGGGACGCAGCCGGTGCCGCTGCAGCCGGGCGCGGCGGCCGCGTACCGGGCACTGCACGGTTGA
- a CDS encoding acyl-CoA thioesterase codes for MTEPRRPIVEMPLRVRYQECDGQGIVFNAHYLAYVDMCSFEAEKALFGSHEQFLVHGTDVVVAEANLKFRAPARYDEELVVSQYLNHLGTTSLIFDFEIHRGETLLQAATLRYVFVDPATLRPTAPPDAVRKVYATLLEG; via the coding sequence GTGACCGAACCCCGCCGCCCCATCGTCGAGATGCCGCTGCGCGTGCGCTACCAGGAGTGCGACGGCCAGGGCATCGTCTTCAACGCCCACTACCTGGCCTATGTGGACATGTGTTCCTTCGAGGCGGAGAAGGCGCTGTTCGGCTCGCACGAGCAGTTCCTGGTGCACGGTACCGACGTCGTCGTGGCAGAGGCGAACCTGAAGTTCCGGGCCCCCGCCCGCTACGACGAGGAACTGGTCGTCTCGCAGTACCTGAACCACCTCGGCACGACGTCGCTGATTTTCGACTTCGAGATCCATCGCGGCGAGACGCTCCTCCAGGCGGCGACCCTCCGGTACGTCTTCGTCGACCCCGCCACGTTGCGGCCCACGGCTCCGCCGGACGCGGTCCGCAAGGTCTACGCGACCCTGCTCGAAGGCTGA
- a CDS encoding tRNA (cytidine(34)-2'-O)-methyltransferase — MFRILFYHPEIPPNTGNAIRLAANTGCELHLVEPLGFTLEDKQLRRAGLDYHDLARVRVHASLATAWEVLLPAKVYAFSATATRLYTDVAYTPGDVLMFGPESVGLPAAVQEAPEVTDRVRLPMLPTSRSLNLANTAAITVYEAWRQNGFAVSQA; from the coding sequence GTGTTCCGCATTCTCTTCTACCACCCGGAAATCCCGCCGAACACGGGCAACGCGATCCGGCTCGCGGCCAACACCGGGTGCGAGCTGCACCTGGTCGAGCCGCTCGGGTTCACGCTGGAGGACAAGCAGCTGCGCCGCGCCGGGCTCGACTACCACGACCTCGCGCGGGTGCGCGTCCACGCTTCACTGGCCACGGCCTGGGAAGTGCTGCTGCCGGCGAAGGTGTACGCGTTCAGCGCCACGGCGACCCGGCTGTACACGGACGTCGCCTACACACCAGGGGACGTGCTGATGTTCGGGCCGGAGTCGGTGGGACTGCCCGCCGCGGTCCAGGAAGCGCCCGAGGTGACCGACCGCGTGCGGCTGCCGATGCTGCCGACGAGCCGCTCGCTCAACCTCGCCAACACCGCCGCGATCACGGTCTACGAAGCCTGGCGCCAGAACGGCTTCGCGGTTTCGCAGGCCTGA
- a CDS encoding VWA domain-containing protein, with product MSLTGFTAPWWFLLLIAVAAVAVGYVLAQRARRKRTMRFANLDLLDKVAPKSQGWVRHLPAVLIVLSLLLLTVALSGPTAEQKVPRNRATVMLVIDVSLSMEATDVLPTRLKAAQDAATSFARNMTPGINLGLISFAGTATVLVNPTTDRNGVIKAIENLKLAQSTATGEGIFAALQSIESFSTVVGGADGPPPARIVLMSDGKQTVPEDLYAARGGYTAAQAAKQAGVPISSISFGTTHGSVDIDGKAQPVSVDDESLREIARLSGGDFYKAASAEELKKVYGDLGEQIGYELKDADASKPWVVAGTLILMIGAAASLFFGQRLP from the coding sequence ATGAGTTTGACCGGCTTCACCGCGCCCTGGTGGTTCCTGCTGCTGATCGCGGTGGCCGCGGTCGCCGTCGGGTACGTCCTGGCGCAGCGCGCTCGCCGCAAGCGGACCATGCGGTTCGCGAACCTGGACCTCCTCGACAAGGTCGCGCCGAAGAGCCAGGGCTGGGTCCGGCACCTGCCCGCGGTGCTGATCGTGCTGTCGCTGCTGCTGCTCACCGTGGCCCTGTCCGGGCCGACCGCCGAGCAGAAGGTGCCGCGCAACCGGGCGACGGTGATGCTGGTGATCGACGTGTCGCTGTCGATGGAGGCGACCGACGTCCTCCCGACGCGGCTGAAGGCGGCGCAGGACGCGGCGACGAGCTTCGCGCGGAACATGACGCCGGGGATCAACCTGGGGCTGATCTCGTTCGCGGGCACGGCGACGGTGCTGGTCAACCCGACGACGGACCGCAACGGCGTGATCAAGGCGATCGAGAACCTGAAGCTGGCGCAGTCGACGGCGACCGGTGAAGGCATCTTCGCGGCGCTGCAGTCGATCGAGAGCTTCTCCACCGTCGTCGGCGGGGCCGACGGGCCGCCGCCCGCGCGGATCGTGCTGATGTCCGACGGCAAGCAGACCGTGCCGGAGGACCTGTACGCGGCGCGCGGCGGGTACACCGCGGCGCAGGCGGCGAAGCAGGCCGGGGTGCCGATCTCGTCGATCTCCTTCGGCACCACCCACGGCTCGGTCGACATCGACGGCAAGGCCCAGCCGGTGAGCGTGGACGACGAGTCGCTGCGCGAGATCGCCCGGCTGTCGGGCGGCGACTTCTACAAGGCGGCCAGCGCCGAGGAGCTGAAGAAGGTCTACGGCGACCTCGGCGAGCAGATCGGCTACGAGCTGAAGGACGCCGACGCGAGCAAACCCTGGGTCGTGGCCGGCACCCTGATCCTCATGATCGGCGCCGCGGCCAGCCTGTTCTTCGGGCAGAGACTTCCGTGA
- a CDS encoding DUF58 domain-containing protein yields the protein MAKNEKGPRPSWAPPVLRGDRLEAGLRTLELDVRRRLDGLLQGNHLGLVPGPGSEPGEARPYQPGDDVRRMDWAVTARTTTPHIRETVADRELETWVVADLSASLDFGTALCEKRDLVVCAVAAVAHLTGGGGNRIGALISTGADTARIPARGGMAHARGLVRKLAETPRAPEGTRGDFAQALEALRRPPRRRGLAVVISDFLGDTSWERPLRALGGRHELIAIEVLDPRDVDLPEVGTVVLADPETGKQREVHASALLRKEFGAAAHAHRQKVAAGLRRAGAAHLTLRTDADWIADMVRFVVARKRRWSGGVA from the coding sequence ATGGCGAAGAACGAGAAAGGCCCCCGCCCTTCGTGGGCGCCCCCGGTGCTGCGGGGCGACCGGCTGGAAGCCGGGCTGCGGACGCTGGAGCTCGACGTCCGCCGCCGGCTCGACGGCCTGCTGCAGGGCAACCACCTCGGCCTGGTGCCGGGGCCGGGGTCCGAGCCCGGCGAAGCCCGCCCGTACCAGCCCGGCGACGACGTGCGCCGGATGGACTGGGCGGTCACCGCCCGCACCACGACCCCGCACATCCGGGAGACCGTGGCCGACCGCGAGCTGGAGACGTGGGTGGTCGCCGACCTCTCGGCGAGCCTCGACTTCGGCACCGCGCTGTGCGAGAAGCGCGACCTGGTGGTCTGCGCCGTCGCGGCGGTCGCGCACCTGACCGGGGGCGGCGGCAACCGGATCGGCGCGTTGATCTCCACCGGCGCCGACACGGCCCGCATCCCGGCGCGTGGCGGCATGGCGCACGCCCGCGGGCTGGTCCGGAAGCTGGCCGAGACGCCGCGCGCGCCCGAGGGCACCCGGGGAGACTTCGCCCAGGCGCTGGAGGCGTTGCGCCGTCCGCCGCGCCGCCGCGGCCTGGCCGTGGTGATCTCCGACTTCCTGGGCGACACGTCCTGGGAGCGGCCGCTGCGGGCGCTGGGCGGGCGCCACGAACTGATCGCGATCGAAGTCCTCGACCCGCGCGACGTCGACCTGCCCGAGGTGGGCACCGTCGTGCTGGCCGACCCGGAGACAGGGAAACAACGCGAAGTGCACGCTTCGGCCTTGCTGCGCAAGGAGTTCGGGGCCGCGGCCCACGCCCACCGGCAGAAGGTGGCGGCCGGGCTGCGGCGGGCGGGTGCGGCGCACCTGACGCTGCGGACGGACGCCGACTGGATCGCCGACATGGTGCGGTTCGTCGTCGCCCGCAAGCGCCGCTGGTCCGGGGGTGTGGCGTGA
- a CDS encoding AAA family ATPase, translating to MTEPGYAEGGNGQQPATPARDAQLLERTVFEVKRIIVGQDRLVERMLVGLLAKGHLLLEGVPGVAKTLAVETFARVVGGSFSRVQFTPDLVPADILGTRIYRQGAERFDVELGPVVANFVLADEINRAPAKVQSAMLEVMAERHVSIGGQTFPMPDPFLVLATQNPIENEGVYPLPEAQRDRFLFKIVVEYPTAEEEREIIYRMGVTPPTPHEVLSPGELVRLQGVAAQVFVHHALVDYVVRLVLTTRTPNEHGLADVAGWVSYGASPRASLGIIAAARALALVRGRDYVLPQDVVDVVPDVLRHRLVLSYDALADGVPIDHIITRVLQTVPLPQVSARPQGGPGQGGPVPAGAPVR from the coding sequence GTGACCGAGCCCGGCTACGCCGAGGGTGGGAACGGGCAGCAGCCCGCGACACCGGCCCGGGACGCCCAGTTGCTGGAGCGGACCGTGTTCGAGGTCAAGCGGATCATCGTCGGCCAGGACCGCCTGGTCGAGCGGATGCTGGTCGGCCTGCTGGCCAAGGGCCACCTGCTGCTCGAAGGCGTGCCCGGCGTGGCTAAGACGCTCGCGGTGGAGACCTTCGCCCGCGTGGTCGGCGGCTCGTTCTCGCGCGTCCAGTTCACCCCCGACCTGGTGCCCGCCGACATCCTCGGCACCCGGATCTACCGCCAGGGCGCCGAGCGCTTCGACGTCGAGCTCGGCCCGGTCGTGGCCAACTTCGTGCTCGCCGACGAGATCAACCGCGCGCCCGCCAAGGTCCAGTCGGCGATGCTCGAGGTGATGGCGGAGCGGCACGTGTCGATCGGTGGGCAGACGTTCCCGATGCCCGACCCGTTCCTCGTGCTCGCCACGCAGAACCCGATCGAGAACGAGGGCGTGTACCCGCTGCCGGAAGCGCAGCGCGACCGGTTCCTGTTCAAGATCGTCGTCGAGTACCCCACCGCCGAGGAAGAGCGCGAGATCATCTACCGGATGGGCGTCACCCCGCCCACTCCGCACGAGGTGCTCAGCCCGGGCGAGCTGGTCCGCCTGCAGGGCGTCGCGGCGCAGGTGTTCGTGCACCACGCGCTGGTCGACTACGTCGTCCGGCTGGTGCTGACCACCCGCACGCCGAACGAGCACGGCCTCGCCGACGTCGCCGGCTGGGTGTCCTACGGTGCCTCGCCGCGCGCGAGCCTGGGCATCATCGCCGCCGCGCGGGCGCTGGCCCTGGTCCGCGGCCGCGACTACGTGCTGCCGCAGGACGTCGTCGACGTCGTGCCGGACGTGCTGCGCCACCGGCTCGTGCTGTCCTACGACGCGCTGGCCGACGGCGTGCCGATCGACCACATCATCACGCGCGTGCTGCAGACCGTGCCGTTGCCGCAGGTCTCGGCCCGGCCGCAGGGCGGGCCCGGCCAGGGCGGCCCGGTCCCGGCGGGCGCGCCGGTCAGGTAA
- the mobA gene encoding molybdenum cofactor guanylyltransferase translates to MRYAGIVVAGGSARRLSGVDKPALSVGGKPLLARAIHALDGAERVIAVGPRRSGFDVVWTREAVPGSGPVAALAAGLVFVPDDVEAVVVLAADLPGVRRSTVDRLVASIGPGDGAVLVDAAGERQWLLGAWRVVALRAALPAQVENASVRRVLGGLAVTEVPAERGEADDIDTPEDLERHR, encoded by the coding sequence ATGCGCTACGCGGGGATCGTGGTGGCCGGGGGCTCGGCCCGCAGGCTGTCCGGTGTGGACAAACCGGCCCTCTCGGTGGGCGGGAAGCCCTTGCTGGCCCGCGCGATCCACGCCCTCGACGGCGCCGAGCGGGTGATCGCCGTCGGTCCCCGGCGCTCCGGCTTCGACGTCGTGTGGACCCGGGAAGCGGTACCGGGCAGCGGGCCGGTGGCGGCACTGGCCGCCGGGCTGGTCTTCGTGCCCGACGACGTCGAGGCGGTCGTGGTGCTGGCCGCCGACCTGCCGGGGGTCCGGAGGTCCACAGTGGACCGCCTGGTGGCGTCGATCGGCCCCGGCGACGGCGCGGTCCTGGTCGACGCGGCGGGGGAGCGGCAGTGGCTGCTGGGCGCCTGGCGCGTCGTGGCGCTGCGAGCGGCCCTTCCGGCGCAGGTGGAGAACGCGTCGGTGCGCCGGGTGCTGGGCGGGCTGGCCGTCACCGAGGTCCCGGCCGAACGGGGCGAAGCGGACGACATCGACACCCCCGAGGACCTCGAACGCCATCGCTGA
- a CDS encoding SAM-dependent methyltransferase, with protein MDDELNALRRTRMRWNTPLSEAHAELLLDRMALEAGHLVDFGCGWGELLLRAAGRAPGLRATGVDTDAAALARGRSAARERRLTARIEFVEADAATWDEPVERGFCIGASHAFGSTKAALDRLAHVVAPGGRLLFGDGFWAAPPSPAALEIFGDGILPLPELLDTAAAAGWQVLHLSAADQLEWDDFESTSRAALAEWLLAHPADPRAAEVREWLGRRLREYVGEYRGVLGLTYLVVGR; from the coding sequence GTGGACGACGAACTGAACGCGCTGCGGCGCACCCGGATGCGCTGGAACACACCCCTGTCCGAGGCCCATGCGGAGCTGTTGCTGGACCGGATGGCCCTCGAAGCGGGACACCTCGTCGACTTCGGCTGCGGCTGGGGCGAGCTGCTGCTGCGCGCCGCCGGGCGGGCGCCGGGGCTGCGCGCCACCGGGGTCGACACCGACGCGGCCGCGCTCGCCCGCGGCCGCTCGGCCGCCCGCGAACGCCGCCTGACCGCGCGGATCGAGTTCGTCGAGGCCGACGCGGCGACCTGGGACGAACCGGTCGAACGAGGGTTCTGCATCGGCGCGTCGCACGCCTTCGGCTCCACGAAGGCGGCGCTGGACCGGCTCGCCCACGTCGTGGCGCCGGGCGGCCGGCTGCTCTTCGGCGACGGGTTCTGGGCGGCTCCGCCGTCCCCGGCGGCGCTGGAGATCTTCGGTGACGGCATCCTCCCGCTGCCGGAGCTCCTCGACACCGCCGCCGCGGCCGGCTGGCAGGTGCTGCACCTGAGCGCCGCCGACCAGCTGGAATGGGACGACTTCGAGTCGACCTCGCGGGCAGCCCTCGCGGAGTGGCTCCTGGCCCACCCGGCCGACCCGCGGGCGGCGGAGGTACGGGAGTGGCTCGGCAGGCGGTTGCGCGAGTACGTCGGCGAATATCGGGGCGTGCTGGGCTTGACCTACCTCGTGGTGGGACGCTGA